TTGCACAATTATTTGTTGCCTAGACGGCTAGACCCCTCTGGATATTTTACAATGACACATAAAAAAAACACATTTGTCTTCATGCTAAGTACAGCATGCTGTCCAAATTTGCATATATTGTTGaaggaatatcataaaattatcttttttttttaaaatcacaaTTATAGGATGTTGTCCAAATTTGCATAGAAATTGTTGAAGGAATATCttaaaattatgtttgttttcataCCAAGTATAGCATGCTGCCAAATTTGCATAGAAGTTGTTGAAGGAATGTCTAAATCATCCAGTCAGAGCCTTACTCATGTTAGGGAAATTTCTTTAATCCTTGTTGCATAAATTAATTAGAGCTGATTCTAAAGCATCTCCACGGAGTTATTGAAGGGTGCTTTATAAGGATTAATTATTTTTGCGGTTTGTTAATTTCTACGTAGAATAATTTATTTACGTTTAGCTCTTGAATTTGAAATATGTTGAGTGTCAACGCCAGAAAATTGCCAGATTTAATGCTAAGTGCAGAATTAGAAATGTTTAAATGGATCACCGAAATGTAGTGTCGTGGAATGATTGGAATTCTTTTAATTTTATGCTAAAGTGCAGAACTAGAAATGTATAAATCGACCACCAAACTGTAGTACTTTTTTTTATCCTTAACTAGAGGTCTTGAGTTTGAGCTCTGACTTGACAATCTTTCGGTAGGAAATTTGAATATGACGGGCGAACTAACAAAATAACAGTCCATTCAAAATGTATGGGAGAGATCTCCTTGTGACATTTGGATACATGATGTTTGATTTGCCCGAAAGGACACAGAATTACATCAATTTCCGGGGATCACTTTCGCTTGTTTCGTTGTCGGAGAGCATATTGTTTTATCGTTTAATTGACTTCTTCTAGAGGGAGGAACATGAGATTAATTAGTTTAGTAACAAAGTCATGATTTACCTCTTTCTATAATTAAGTTTTATGCCAAGAAGGGAATCACAGAAGAGAAACAATGTCCTCTTTCAAGTGGCATTATAGGCAATTGTCACTTCAAAGGACAAGATACAGACATGACCAAAGGTAAACAAATAAAAGATAAGAAACAAACAACTACGTAAAAGCCGTTAATTCACTAATTCCTACGTTTTTGCATGGAAATCTGACCCCCTCATTAGCCGAAGGCCGACTTCAAGAGGGACAACTTtcttcataaaagatttttcttAATAAAACAGCTGGAGTTGAATGCTACTTTAACCAAAACGACCATGCGACCAAATCACAGATTGTCAAAATTAATAGTTCCCACTACTATGTGATTAAGAGTTTGAACTTAACATAAATCTAAAAATTGTTTAGTTTACTAACCTCTCTTTATATGCGGAGTCTAGAGAAAGGCCGGACCACATTAGGTCCACTGTATGCAGTCTTACCtcgcatttctgcaagaggccaTTTCCATGGCTTAAATCCAGAACTATTTATGTAGCCTTATCTTGCAATTTCTGCAAGAGCTTGTTTTCACGTCTTGAACGCGTGACTTCATCCGGAACGAAGCTAGAGTGTCGGCTACGGGTACGGCTGAACCCAATAACTTTGGTTCAAACCctatatttatcttaaaaaattcATCCGGGATGAAGCTAGAGTGTCGGCTACGGGTACGGCTGAACCCAATAACTTTGGTTCAAACcctatatttgtcttaaaaaatttattgaatatatacaaattattaatttaaaaaccCGTAACTTAAAATAATTACAACCTGACGTCCATGAGCTTCAAATCCGGCTTTGTACTTTATTGTTATATGGCGACTAACTCTTAGCTCCGTGCCAACTGCCTAGGCTCCCCCTCTGCCCAATGTCTAGACCACAAATCATTCTCGCGCCGGCTGGTCAGCATATCCTATAAACTAAAAGCCGGCCTACCAAAGTCACTAATTAAAACTAAGTGACCTAAGataaatcttttttctttttctttttctctataGATTACGAGAGCAGTCGACAGTCATCAGCTTTATTTATAGAAAATGATGATTGGTCAATCATATATTGTCCTGAAATACTTAAAAACTTTACAAAGTTTGAAAAACACAAATGCAAAACCACTTATTTTTGGTCTTCGAGAAGTCAGAAGGCATCTTAATAAGGCGGATTGATCAAAGGCATTTTGTTGTTCAAAAACATTCATCCTAGGAAAATTTTGCTAAGAGAGAGCTGTAAATATACCTTTTTATGTTCATATTTGTCTACTACCATTCTATAACTTGAAAAGAGACAATCAGAATTCTTCACCATCAACAGCATTAATCCAAATGGCTCATTCTGAGTTTTCATCTTCCACTAGGCAGAGACGCCATACTACACCTGTGGTGTCACAGCAACCTTCCACATCATTCTCAATGTCAATGTCTACCTCCTACAACAACTTTAGTCGTGCGCGCAATCCCACGCCTGCTAGTCCTTTTGCCTCCGATGATGACAGGTCAGTCGCGTAGTTAAATGTATTGAAAGAGGTTCAACTGAATCCCCATTGTCGGAAAGTCTTGTTGGACAAATAGgctaaaacaattttttttttgtacatATAAAAATTGTTGAAGTAAACGTGACACAATATTTTGACAGGTCATGGCAAGGCGAGCTCTCTTGGCAATTTGAGCCAACAGGGTGGCGCGATAATCGCAACCTTAGTGCAGCACTAAGTCCGTGGACAGCTTCTGATGCTTCTTTCACTTCAGCAGCACATGGGAGTAGGATTTTCAGGAAATCAGCTAATGATTATTACTTATCGCGGACGACTAATGGTGTTTTCCATAGCTTCATTAATCCATCATATGATCATTCTTATTCTGGCCTCCAGCCTTCTGGAAGGCTTGAGCTTCAAAGTTTTGATTCCAGGGCCAGTGGGAATTCCTATGCCTCTCGTGATTATAAGGGCAAGCCCCACAAATCTTCAAAATTGGCAACTATTACAGAAGGGACCAGTGCTGGGAAAAGTGGTCCTTTGGCTGTGAAAGACGAGCTCCAGTCGATAGAGTTTGACAGAATAGAAGATCTTGAAAGGCAAATCCAGATTGACGGGTCAGATACCAACCTATATCATTAGTAACAATGTTAAATTGTGTGACTATATCATCTAAAAGCTAAAACTGTTATAAAGAGCACACATTTTTTTTACGTGCATGTCTGATTCTTTTTACATGGGCTAAGCATGTGGAAGAGCACACTTTTAATCACCCCTTACTTAATGAAGACTTAACCTAAATAGCCACCCGCCTAACCGCGTAAATTAGGAATAGCCGACGAATGTATAATccatgtataatatgtgtataactatgtataatcagtgtataatctatatatactgGGGCTAGGAAAAGTAAACAGTGAATCCAGtcgactatttgtgtaaagatccacttaattatattatgtattcaaCAAACACAATGACTCAAAATGGTTTCAGTATCAAAAGCTTATACACAGGCAATACTAATCATGCTAAACTACGTTGCAGGTCAAATGCTCATAATCATGGCATCGTTAGAGATCATCATGGACACCTTGATCAGATGGAACATAGCTTCAATATTAATGATACCTCTGATTGTGACGTGAAATGTGTTGATCATGTTTACGACGAACACAGCCACCATGTTCAATATTCTAAACAATCAAATTTCCAGCAGTATGGAAATGATTTGTACAATGATATTGACAAGAATCCTATAATACACGATGAAGAAAATGATGCAGAGGATGAGGCAGCAGCTCCTAAGCCAGTAGGGTTGTTGAGCTTGTTCAAATACTCCAGCAAGTTGGATATACTATTACTGCTGTTGGGTTGTATGGGGGCTCTAATAAATGGAGGATCTCTTCCTTGGTATTCTTATCTTTTTGGTAATTTCGTAAACAAAATTGCCCTGGACAAAGACAAAGATCGGATGATGAAGGATGTGGAAATGGTAATATATACTTACTATTTCATTGTATGCTCCTCCTTCCCTGCAATTTTTTATCCGTAGAAAAGTTGACATAGAAGAATTTGGTAGAGGTGTAGGTGGCAAAAGGGCGGGTTGGGTCAACGGGTCAAATCAATAAGCTAGTCATAACTCAACCTGCTGAAAGTTTGCTTGGGTCAAAATGGGTTAAGTAACAAGTCATAACCCAACTTGTCTAAGATGACCCAACTTTCCctccttttttattttgtttttttaagaaaaaatgcGAAGCTAatgtatttttattaaattattagcTTCAGTTCTTTCAAATTTACATAATTACCGATCTCCAAATTATATTGTATATTTGGGTTTGAGTTGCATTTTGACCCGTCAGTTACATTGTTTTGACCCATTTTGGATCAATAGTTTGATCAGCCATTTCGGGTTCAACCCGTTCAGTCTAGTTAACAAACGAGTCAGAAGTAAACCGCTTAAACTTGGGCGGGTTACTAAAAATGGGTTGATCTTGAGACCTCTGTATGGAGGATTTGAATAGAGTTAGAGTAAGAATGAAGAATCTGTCAAGGATCTCAGTTAATAACTCCTTTCTCTCCTGCTAGCggttaaaagagaaaaatgaatgaatacTATTAATCCTAAATAGAGCAACTAATTGCCTATACACTCATTATCTAAATCTCAAGAGATCTTATAATAATTGATACAATCTTCAGGTGTGTGTGCTTATGACAGGGCTAACAGCAGTAGTCGTGGTTGGAGCATACTTAGGTAATTTAGACATTTGTATTCTCATATATACTATTCTGGATTTTAGAGTTTAAAGGAGAGTAATCACAGTTGACACTTTAATCATCTTATGCCAGAGACAACTTGCTGGAGATTGGTGGGAGAAAGATCAGCTCATAGAATAAGAACAAAGTACCTAAGAGCTGTTTTACGACAGGACATTGGATTTTTTGATACAGAACTGAATACTGGTGAAATCAtgcatggaatttcaagtgatgtgGCACAAATCCAAGAAGTGATGGGAGAAAAGGTACTTCTTTTTGCCCATTGATACTCTAAACTGATAAGTTTTCACTTCTTAATAGTGAAATAAGCTGTGTGTTAACCTTTACCACACTTATACAATGGCTAAACTAATCCAAAGAGAACTCACACCAAATGCATACAACAGCCTCTCTGATCCCGTGTAGTTTTGTACTTCATGCAGATGGCACATTTTGTTCACCATATCTTCACTTTCATCAACGGCTACGCAGTTGGTTTTAGAAGATCGTGGAAGGTTTCCCTGGCAGTTTTTGCAGTCACACCACTGTCTATGTTCTGTGGCCTTGCTTATAAAGCCATCTATGTTGGCCTCACACAGAAAGAAGAGGTGAGAGGCATGCAATGCAATTCAGCGTAACTCCTCCTCTCCCAATTTATATGACACTCTTTCTGTTTGGACCGTCCAAAATTGTTTCCCAGCATTCCTAAAACCTTCACAAGTTCCAAAATCAGCTACAATATTGAAGTGGCATTTTCTCCATCAAACTAACAGTTTCCTTGTTATTTTAATACTTTCGCCTACTATTATTTCTGTAACAAATGCATCAAAATGCCGTTCCTATTCAAATAGTTTAAACTGCACACTGAGTTCACTTTAATATTTCTCTGTTTAGTTCACTTTAAACTGCACACTGAGTTTTGTTGTTCTTTTGTAAAGGAATCTTATAGAAAAGCTGGCAGCATTGCAGAGCAAGCAATGAGTTCAATTAGGACCGTTACTGCTTTTGTAGCAGAGGACTTTTTAGATGCAAAATATGTGGAATCTCTGGAGAATTCGGGGCGTTTGGGGGCAAAGGTTGGTTTTGCTAAAGGAGCAGGAATTGGAGTTATTTATTTAGTTACTTATGCGACATGGGCATTGGCTTTCTGGTACGGTTCAATCCTTGTAGCAAAGGGAGAGCTTTCAGGTGGTGAAGCCATTGCTTGTTTCTTTGGGGTTAACGTCGGGGGCAGGTAAATAATTCTGtcatttttctctctatcttcccTCCACCAGAAGAAGATTTAATAAGCTAATCAACTTAAATTAATAAATGAAATTTGAGGAAGTCTCAAACTTTAAAGGAAGCAAACATTTAACAATCATCAATGTATTGCAGAAGAATTCAGCTTATTGACAACTATTCCATAATAGGGAAATCATAATAATTTACCAATTGATGTAAACAGAACTACTAAATTTTTGCCATTGGCAGCATATCTGGTCTGGCTTAAGTAAACCATATGTCTATTTGTGCAGGGGCTTGGCTCTATCCTTATCTTACTTTGCTCAGTTTGCACAAGGAACAGTTGCAGCTACTAGGGTATTTGAAGTTATAGACAGGATTCCAGAGATAGATCCCTACAGTCCAGAGGGAAGGAGGTTGTCAACTGTAAGAGGGAAAATTGAATTTAAATGTGTTACCTTTGCATATCCGGCTCGTCCAACTGTCCAGATTCTCCAGTCTCTTAACTTAGTCATTCCAGCTTCTAGGACATTAGCATTAGTAGGCACCAGTGGAGGGGGAAAGTCAACGATCTTTGCTCTTATAGAAAGGTTTTATGATCCTGTTCAGGGTAAGCATATGAATCTTTCTTATATAGCAAGTATAACTGTTTGTGGATATTTTTCATGTCTGATTAAGGAAATTACAAATATCTGGGCAGGTCTAATTACCTTGGATGGTCATGATATAAGAACATTGCAAGTGAAGTGGCTGAGAAGTCAGATAGGTATGGTTGGTCAAGAACCGGTACTATTTGGGACAAGCATACTTGAAAATGTGATGATGGGAAAAGAAAATGCTACCAAGAAAGAGGCTATGGCTGCTTGCGTTGCGGCAAATGCTCACAGTTTTATCTCAAGACTTCCAGAAGGCTATGATACACAGGTGCAGTATATGGATTATCAGTTCATATTCCACATTCCACAATAATCTAACAAGATAACGATATGCATATTAAAAGGGTACTTCTAAACTTAATGTACCTGTACAGGTTGGAGACCGAGGAACCCAACTCTCTGGAGGACAAAAGCAGCGGATTGCTCTTGCTCGAGCAATGGTTAAAGACCCAAAAATTCTTCTGTTAGACGAACCAACAAGTGCCTTAGACCCCGAGTCTGAGGCCATTGTACAACGCGCCATTGACAAGATCTCCAAGGGCAGAACCACGTTAGTGATTGCCCATAGGTTAGCTACCGTAAGAAATGCTCACACTATAGTCGTTCTTGATCGTGGTTCAGTTGTTGAGACAGGTAACCATGATCAGCTAATGGAAAAGGCTGGGGTCTACTTTGGCCTCATCAAGCTTGCTTCAGAAGCAGTCCCAAAACCTATGTCAAAAGAGGGAGATGTTCCAAAGGAAATGGAATTCTCTGCCTATGAGAAATCAATTTATGATGTCTCGAGAGTAAAAAGTGTATATGAAATCTCAAAATCAAAGTACCTAGAATCTATGCAAGAAGGAAGCCAcagaaaagaagaaggaaagatcAACAGCTATCGTCTCTCAGAATTATGGAACCTGCAGCGACCCGAGCTGATAATGCTATTAGTTGGGCTAATATTGGGTATGCTTGCAGGTGCAATTCTCTCCCTCTATCCCTTAGTTCTAGGGCAAGCACTTAAAGTCTACTTTTATACAGACATGTCAAGATTGAAAAGGGAAGTTGGATACCTCTGCTTGATACTAGTTGGTCTTGGATTTGGGTGTATATTCACTATGGTAGGCCAACAAGGCTTCTGTGGTTGGGCTGGTACCAGGCTAACCATGAGAGTTAGAAGTTTATTGTTTAAAGCTATACTCAAACAAGAACCTGGTTGGTTTGATCTTGACGAGAATTCCACTGGAGTTCTAGTGTCAAGGCTTTCTGTTGATTGTGTCAGTGTCAGGTCTGTTGTTGGTGATAGGTTTTCTGTACTGCTAATGGGCCTGAGCTCAGCAGCTGTTGGACTTGGTGTGTCATTCAAACTTGAATGGAGATTAGCTCTTTTGGCCACTGCTCTCACACCATTTACTCTAGGAGCAAGCTACCTCACTTTGATTATAAATGTAGGAGGAAAACTAGACAACAGCTCTTATGCGAAAGCTAGCAGTATAGCTGCAGGGGCTGTGTCAAATATAAGAACTGTGGCAACATTCTCAACTCAGGAGCAAATAGTTAAATCATTTGAACAGGCTTTATCTGAGCCCAAGCGAACATCAGTCAGAAGGTCACAAATGCTTGGTCTAGCACTAGGCCTTTCTCAAGGTGCAATGTATGGAGCATATACCCTGACTCTCTGGTTTGGTGCTTACTTGGTAAAGCAAGGCTATACCAATTTCGGTGACGTATATAAGATTTTCCTAATACTTGTGCTGAGCTCATTTGCTGTTGGACAACTTGCTGGCCTTGCCCCAGATACTTCTATGGCTTCAACCGCAATACCCGCTGTTCTTGCTATCATTAACCGTAGGCCTACAATAGGCAATGAGCGTGTGAAAGGAAAAAAGATTGAAATATCAAAGCCATTTGATATAGAGTTTAAGATGGTCACATTTGCATATCCGTCAAGGCCGGACGTCATAGTGATGAGAAACTTTACTCTTAAGATCAGAGGTGGGACAATGGTAGCATTGGTTGGAGCAAGTGGATCTGGAAAGTCAACAGCGATATGGTTGATACAGAGGTTTTACGACCCAACACAAGGAAGAGTACTAATGGAAGGGGTTGATCTGAGGGAGCTGAATTTGAAGTGGTTGAGAAGGCAGACAGCTCTGGTCAGTCAAGAACCAGCCTTATTTGCTGGCACCATTAGAGAGAATATTGCATTTGGCAAGCCTAATGCTTCATGGGCTGAAATTGAAGATGCAGCAAAGGAAGCTCACATTCATAAATTTATCAGTGGGCTTCCTCAAGGTTATGAAACAGAGGTAAGCCTCACATATGTTTTTGATTTTAAGAGTAAGGTGGGCATGACTTGACTAATCTCTAGAGTTTGGCATGCTATTTTACAGGTTGGTCAGAGTGGCGTTCAGTTATCAGGTGGACAGAAACAGAGGATAGCAATTGCAAGAGCCATACTAAAGAAATCAAAGGTGCTCTTACTGGATGAAGCTAGCAGTGCATTGGACTTAGAATCAGAGAAGCATGTTCAAGATGCACTCAGGAAGATTTCCAAGAGGGCTACCACAGTTGTGGTAGCTCATCGCCTTTCTACAATTAGAGAAGCCAGTGTGATTGCTGTTGTGAAGGAGGGCACAATAGCAGAATATGGAAGCCATGACAAACTCATGGCTTCCCACCTTGATGGTCTATATGCTAGCTTAGTTTGGGCAGAAACAGAAGCCTTGGCGTTTTCTTGATCTTGATTATGAAATATTTGGAAGCTCATCAAAACATTGTCCTTAGGAATTACTTCatcatatatattaaaaaatccATAGCTTATTCAGTAATCTCGGGAAATAATGTAAAAGTTTACGATGAACAAGTATCATTTTTGGCTTTAAGGATGTTCTTGATTCTTGAACAGATTAAATCGAACACACTGTACTCAGGCGGATAAGCTTTAGTATATGGGTTGTGGAACCTAGTAGTTTTGGCTCAAACCATATATTAAGAAATTCcactaaatatgtaaaaatttaaattcataacCCAATTAATTACTAGCACTCGAAGTCGAGTCCGTAAATTCAGAACCCAAAAAGTTCAAATCTTGGATCCACCTCTGACTGTACTTAGTATCAAGTATGCAAAACAGATCAATGCTTTGAAGAAATAAGCTCGGAAGACTCTATAAGCTGAAGCTCAGATATGAAAGTACATTACATGTCATTTTCAATAGTCCTACATACAACTGCAAAGTCAAAATCCAATACTTTTCTTACCTCTCGAAATAGTTACACCTCCTCTTCCGGGAAGTGACCCTGCGACCAGCACAACATTCAAGAGAAAAGTGACCGGATTACCCTCAAAGTTCCAACACATCATATTCAGGATTTGGACAAAAAGGGTCATCTGAAATCAAACTAGATAATGGAATGGCCCGGCGTCTTGGCTTAGAAGCTAAGGAAAGTTTGAAGCCTTGCAatggaaaaatataaaatttgctTCTTGGCTTGGTTTCCACATCGTTCCGGCTCTGGGATTCCCCTCCGTCTTCAGTTTTTGTTTTTTCTTGGCCCACTATATACTTGATCGTAAGCTTTAGTGCCTCCTCCCATTCACACTGGCAAAATCACAAACAGGTAAACTACATTCTTGGTCATAACTGGAGTACTTGAAAACTAAGAGTAGAGGTCTTATATGCCATCGGAATATAATTTGCGTAATGTATAGGTCTTATATGCCGTCGGAAATATAATATGCGTAATGTATAGGTCTTATATGCCACCGGAAATGTCATTTTCCTCATACTTTTCACCATTGTCTGATGCTCTGCTTCCTGTGAAAAAGGATTTGCTGTTTTAGTTAGAAGCATAAATGAGTTTTGGTGGCGGCCAATGAGTTATGCAGGATTATTGCACTTTGGAGTAATAATAAATTTGACAAAACACATGGGTAGTTTAAATGGTTtaacaataaaaaaattattaaatttgtcAAGATTCACGAGCAGCAGGATAAAACTGCACATTTCAATTATTTGAACCTTAAATATATTGACTAAATATCAGAGGACCAGATTCGACATTTATTAATATTTCAGGGACTAAACATGCAAATTTGTATAGTTATGTTCTTTTGCAGTACGTACGCATGAACTCCACTTCCATAGACTACTTGGAAAGAACATAGTGCAGTTTATGATCAAAGAAATATGACAATTAAATATGTAAGGATTCGTTATGCTGAGATTAATTTTACTGTGATTAGTTATcatcatattatttattattgattatttagTATGTTGTATTAATTCTAGGGTTGTTGAATTTACTGTTTTATCCTGGGATAACTTATCCTGGATTATTATTTCACTATCTGGCAGGTATAATTTATTCTGGTACTATTTTTAATCCTGGAATAACTTATGTCATGATTAGTGACCAAACAaggaataaaatattattaagtttttattccatgattatttttgcttatccATAGTTAGTGGTTTAGTTGTATGGAAATGCAGTAATGCCTATCTCGTTTTTCTTAGGTTcttcttgatttggatttcctTTGATGTTATCGTTCCACTGTGCCATTGTTACTGTTTATTGTTACTGCTCCACCGTCCTTTACCATCGTCGTGAGCctagggtctatcagaaacatcCTCTCTACTCCTCCGTAGTCCAAACTCCACTTGTGGATTCTACagggtcattgttgttgttgtcttctTGATTTGGAttagttttatttaattcatttaaCATGCATATATTTGGCATAACCAGGAGCAAAACAAGATGGAATCCCTCGTACAAGTACTTATTAAGCTTCTTCACAGTATGAATAC
This DNA window, taken from Nicotiana tabacum cultivar K326 chromosome 4, ASM71507v2, whole genome shotgun sequence, encodes the following:
- the LOC107830506 gene encoding ABC transporter B family member 19-like, encoding MAHSEFSSSTRQRRHTTPVVSQQPSTSFSMSMSTSYNNFSRARNPTPASPFASDDDRSWQGELSWQFEPTGWRDNRNLSAALSPWTASDASFTSAAHGSRIFRKSANDYYLSRTTNGVFHSFINPSYDHSYSGLQPSGRLELQSFDSRASGNSYASRDYKGKPHKSSKLATITEGTSAGKSGPLAVKDELQSIEFDRIEDLERQIQIDGSNAHNHGIVRDHHGHLDQMEHSFNINDTSDCDVKCVDHVYDEHSHHVQYSKQSNFQQYGNDLYNDIDKNPIIHDEENDAEDEAAAPKPVGLLSLFKYSSKLDILLLLLGCMGALINGGSLPWYSYLFGNFVNKIALDKDKDRMMKDVEMVCVLMTGLTAVVVVGAYLETTCWRLVGERSAHRIRTKYLRAVLRQDIGFFDTELNTGEIMHGISSDVAQIQEVMGEKMAHFVHHIFTFINGYAVGFRRSWKVSLAVFAVTPLSMFCGLAYKAIYVGLTQKEEESYRKAGSIAEQAMSSIRTVTAFVAEDFLDAKYVESLENSGRLGAKVGFAKGAGIGVIYLVTYATWALAFWYGSILVAKGELSGGEAIACFFGVNVGGRGLALSLSYFAQFAQGTVAATRVFEVIDRIPEIDPYSPEGRRLSTVRGKIEFKCVTFAYPARPTVQILQSLNLVIPASRTLALVGTSGGGKSTIFALIERFYDPVQGLITLDGHDIRTLQVKWLRSQIGMVGQEPVLFGTSILENVMMGKENATKKEAMAACVAANAHSFISRLPEGYDTQVGDRGTQLSGGQKQRIALARAMVKDPKILLLDEPTSALDPESEAIVQRAIDKISKGRTTLVIAHRLATVRNAHTIVVLDRGSVVETGNHDQLMEKAGVYFGLIKLASEAVPKPMSKEGDVPKEMEFSAYEKSIYDVSRVKSVYEISKSKYLESMQEGSHRKEEGKINSYRLSELWNLQRPELIMLLVGLILGMLAGAILSLYPLVLGQALKVYFYTDMSRLKREVGYLCLILVGLGFGCIFTMVGQQGFCGWAGTRLTMRVRSLLFKAILKQEPGWFDLDENSTGVLVSRLSVDCVSVRSVVGDRFSVLLMGLSSAAVGLGVSFKLEWRLALLATALTPFTLGASYLTLIINVGGKLDNSSYAKASSIAAGAVSNIRTVATFSTQEQIVKSFEQALSEPKRTSVRRSQMLGLALGLSQGAMYGAYTLTLWFGAYLVKQGYTNFGDVYKIFLILVLSSFAVGQLAGLAPDTSMASTAIPAVLAIINRRPTIGNERVKGKKIEISKPFDIEFKMVTFAYPSRPDVIVMRNFTLKIRGGTMVALVGASGSGKSTAIWLIQRFYDPTQGRVLMEGVDLRELNLKWLRRQTALVSQEPALFAGTIRENIAFGKPNASWAEIEDAAKEAHIHKFISGLPQGYETEVGQSGVQLSGGQKQRIAIARAILKKSKVLLLDEASSALDLESEKHVQDALRKISKRATTVVVAHRLSTIREASVIAVVKEGTIAEYGSHDKLMASHLDGLYASLVWAETEALAFS